In Tubulanus polymorphus chromosome 2, tnTubPoly1.2, whole genome shotgun sequence, a single window of DNA contains:
- the LOC141898607 gene encoding LIM domain-binding protein 2-like isoform X2 has product MMPAPRMPSPLPRDPAMAMPRHTPYMGQPDYRIYELNKRLQQRTEESDNLWWDAFCTEFFEDDATLTLSFCLEDGPKRYTIGRTLIPRYFRSIFEGGVTDLYYILKHPKESFHNTTLTLDCDQAMMVTHHGKPMFTKVITEGRLILEFTFDDLMRIRSWHFATRQHRELIPRSVIAMQVHQDPAMVEQLSKNITRQGLTNYTLNFLRLCVILEPMQELMSRHKAYGLNPRDCLKTTLFQKWQRMVAPPESQRQPNKRRKRKSSASTNASVNSVGNSGGKQKRSPGPQSASFNISSSVPGDVMVVGEPTLMGGEFGDEDERLITRLENTQYEPNNGDDDPNNYHSSAALKSGPWGQPPPDSKTPQPPNPPNSTEDKKD; this is encoded by the exons GCGACATACTCCTTATATGGGGCAACCGGATTACAGGATTTATGAACTTAATAAACGTTTACAGCAAAGAACCGAG GAAAGTGACAATCTGTGGTGGGATGCATTCTGTACAGAATTTTTTGAAGATGATGCGACGCTTACGTTGTCATTTTGTTTAGAAGATGGACCAAAGAGATATA CTATAGGAAGAACTTTGATACCGAGATATTTCCGCAGTATTTTTGAAGGTGGCGTAacagatttatattatatattaaaacATCCCAAAGAATCATTCCATAATACGACATTAACGTTAGACTGCGATCAGGCTATGATGGTTACCCACCACGGTAAACCTATGTTTACCAAG GTAATAACGGAAGGCCGATTGATATTAGAATTTACATTTGATGATCTTATGAGAATTCGTTCTTGGCATTTTGCAACAAGGCAGCATCGTGAATTAATACCACGTAGTGTGATAGCCATGCAGGTACAT CAGGATCCAGCGATGGTTGAACAGCTCTCAAAAAACATCACGCGACAAggattaacaaattatacTTTAAATTTTCTAAGA TTATGTGTTATATTAGAACCAATGCAAGAACTGATGTCAAGGCACAAGGCGTACGGTTTAAATCCTCGAGACTGTCTCAAAACGAcgttatttcaaaaatggcaGAGAATGGTAGCTCCGCCAG AAAGTCAACGTCAACCGAATAAACGTAGAAAACGTAAATCATCAGCGAGCACGAACGCATCAGTGAATAGTGTTGGTAATAGTGGCGGTAAACAAAAGCGATCTCCAGGACCACAATCGGCTTCATTTAATATCTCATCATCAGTACCTGGT GATGTAATGGTGGTTGGGGAACCGACGTTGATGGGAGGGGAGTTCGGCGATGAGGACGAACGATTAATAACACGTCTCGAGAATACGCAGTACGAACCGAACAATGGAGATGACGATCCTAATAATTACCACAGTTCAGCGGCGTTGAAGTCCGGACCGTGGGGACAACCGCCTCCAGATAGTAAAACTCCCCAACCTCCTAATCCTCCGAACTCTACCGAAGATAAGAAAGACTGA
- the LOC141898607 gene encoding LIM domain-binding protein 2-like isoform X1, with protein sequence MMPAPRMPSPLPRDPAMAMPRHTPYMGQPDYRIYELNKRLQQRTEESDNLWWDAFCTEFFEDDATLTLSFCLEDGPKRYTIGRTLIPRYFRSIFEGGVTDLYYILKHPKESFHNTTLTLDCDQAMMVTHHGKPMFTKVITEGRLILEFTFDDLMRIRSWHFATRQHRELIPRSVIAMQVHQDPAMVEQLSKNITRQGLTNYTLNFLRLCVILEPMQELMSRHKAYGLNPRDCLKTTLFQKWQRMVAPPGKESQRQPNKRRKRKSSASTNASVNSVGNSGGKQKRSPGPQSASFNISSSVPGDVMVVGEPTLMGGEFGDEDERLITRLENTQYEPNNGDDDPNNYHSSAALKSGPWGQPPPDSKTPQPPNPPNSTEDKKD encoded by the exons GCGACATACTCCTTATATGGGGCAACCGGATTACAGGATTTATGAACTTAATAAACGTTTACAGCAAAGAACCGAG GAAAGTGACAATCTGTGGTGGGATGCATTCTGTACAGAATTTTTTGAAGATGATGCGACGCTTACGTTGTCATTTTGTTTAGAAGATGGACCAAAGAGATATA CTATAGGAAGAACTTTGATACCGAGATATTTCCGCAGTATTTTTGAAGGTGGCGTAacagatttatattatatattaaaacATCCCAAAGAATCATTCCATAATACGACATTAACGTTAGACTGCGATCAGGCTATGATGGTTACCCACCACGGTAAACCTATGTTTACCAAG GTAATAACGGAAGGCCGATTGATATTAGAATTTACATTTGATGATCTTATGAGAATTCGTTCTTGGCATTTTGCAACAAGGCAGCATCGTGAATTAATACCACGTAGTGTGATAGCCATGCAGGTACAT CAGGATCCAGCGATGGTTGAACAGCTCTCAAAAAACATCACGCGACAAggattaacaaattatacTTTAAATTTTCTAAGA TTATGTGTTATATTAGAACCAATGCAAGAACTGATGTCAAGGCACAAGGCGTACGGTTTAAATCCTCGAGACTGTCTCAAAACGAcgttatttcaaaaatggcaGAGAATGGTAGCTCCGCCAGGTAAAG AAAGTCAACGTCAACCGAATAAACGTAGAAAACGTAAATCATCAGCGAGCACGAACGCATCAGTGAATAGTGTTGGTAATAGTGGCGGTAAACAAAAGCGATCTCCAGGACCACAATCGGCTTCATTTAATATCTCATCATCAGTACCTGGT GATGTAATGGTGGTTGGGGAACCGACGTTGATGGGAGGGGAGTTCGGCGATGAGGACGAACGATTAATAACACGTCTCGAGAATACGCAGTACGAACCGAACAATGGAGATGACGATCCTAATAATTACCACAGTTCAGCGGCGTTGAAGTCCGGACCGTGGGGACAACCGCCTCCAGATAGTAAAACTCCCCAACCTCCTAATCCTCCGAACTCTACCGAAGATAAGAAAGACTGA
- the LOC141900425 gene encoding UPF0390 protein zgc136864-like, producing MPQGKIKVKAQLPSGTKQKSGPRKIPKLKKGPHILKPKKPRHIDGAKLKEAISKTISQNVESQVISRAATIENKSLNVLKTNSTTKKKKKS from the exons ATGCCTCAAGGAAAGATCAAAGTTAAAGCCCAACTACCAAGTGGTACGAAGCAAAAATCAGGGCCGCGCAAAATaccaaaattaaagaaaggaC cTCATATTCTGAAGCCGAAGAAACCAAGACACATCGATGGTGCTAAGTTAAAAGAG gcAATTTCCAAAACGATTAGTCAAAATGTCGAATCGCAAGTGATTTCAAGAGCGGCCACAATTGAAAATAAGTCTCTGAAcgtattaaaaacaaactcaacaacaaagaaaaagaagaaatcctAA